In a single window of the Deinococcus aetherius genome:
- a CDS encoding transglutaminase-like domain-containing protein, which yields MAQLDAQTDPATGPIEQPVRVRAGFSLTFDVKYPTPMLFVVQPKDRLGATGTRQRLLDERPLGEARGIHTYTDLHGNLIWRTLAQPGQVVVGHDLIAEVTRHPDPVLPGLRKHLVEDLPDETITYLLPSRYVDSDLISGEAWERFGHVQGGWAQVQAICDFLQDECVYGYGSNSTTTAKQAFDSKRAVCRDFAHMGVAFCRALNIPARYVCGYLPDIEFDSGDVPMDFHAWFEAFLDGQWRTFDARHNKPRIGRVLIAQGRDASDVAFTTTFGNARLTRMTVWADEARPGETLDDEPAPRGV from the coding sequence ATGGCCCAGCTCGACGCACAGACGGACCCCGCGACCGGCCCCATCGAGCAGCCTGTGCGCGTCCGCGCTGGCTTTTCCCTGACCTTCGACGTCAAGTACCCCACGCCCATGCTCTTCGTCGTGCAGCCCAAAGACCGCCTGGGGGCCACCGGGACCCGCCAGCGCCTCCTCGACGAGCGGCCCCTGGGAGAGGCCCGGGGCATCCACACCTACACCGATCTGCACGGCAACCTGATCTGGCGCACGCTCGCCCAGCCGGGTCAGGTCGTGGTCGGGCACGACCTGATCGCGGAGGTGACCCGCCACCCCGACCCGGTGCTGCCCGGTCTCCGCAAGCACCTCGTCGAGGACCTGCCCGACGAGACCATCACCTACCTCCTGCCGAGCCGCTACGTGGACAGCGACCTGATCAGCGGCGAGGCGTGGGAGCGTTTCGGGCACGTCCAGGGGGGCTGGGCGCAGGTGCAGGCGATCTGCGACTTCCTGCAAGACGAGTGCGTGTACGGGTATGGCAGCAACTCGACCACGACCGCCAAGCAGGCCTTCGACAGCAAGCGCGCGGTGTGCCGCGACTTCGCGCACATGGGCGTCGCCTTCTGCCGGGCGCTGAACATCCCCGCCCGCTACGTCTGCGGCTACCTCCCCGACATCGAGTTCGACTCCGGCGACGTGCCGATGGACTTCCACGCCTGGTTCGAGGCGTTCCTCGACGGGCAGTGGCGCACCTTCGACGCCCGGCACAACAAGCCGCGCATCGGCCGGGTGCTGATCGCCCAGGGCCGCGACGCCAGCGACGTGGCCTTCACCACCACCTTCGGCAACGCCCGCCTCACGCGCATGACAGTCTGGGCCGACGAGGCCCGCCCCGGCGAGACGCTCGACGACGAGCCCGCGCCGCGCGGTGTCTGA